Proteins encoded in a region of the Streptomyces violaceoruber genome:
- a CDS encoding alpha/beta fold hydrolase translates to MNRTSRTSRTHTTMTVLAGAGVAAGLLATTIAPASADKGGPADRGDKPTVVLVHGAFADSTSWNGVIDKLRHDGYPVVAVANPLRSLSGDSAYLKDVLAGIDGPVVLAGHSYGGSVISNAATGNKNVKALVYLAAFLPAKGESAVDLSGRFPGSTLGDALRPVPVMNADGSAGTDLYIQNDKFRQQFAADVPRNKTDLMTVTQRPVTEAALGEGAAEPAWKTIPSWVLVATQDRNIPAAAQEFMARRAGAHTTEVRSSHAVSVSQPGKVTGVIEDAARSVR, encoded by the coding sequence ATGAACCGCACCTCCCGCACAAGCCGGACCCACACGACGATGACCGTCCTGGCCGGCGCCGGTGTCGCCGCCGGCCTGCTCGCCACCACGATCGCCCCGGCCTCCGCCGACAAGGGCGGCCCCGCCGACCGCGGCGACAAACCCACCGTCGTCCTGGTCCACGGTGCGTTCGCCGACTCCACGAGCTGGAACGGCGTCATCGACAAGCTCCGGCACGACGGCTACCCGGTCGTCGCCGTCGCCAACCCGCTGCGCTCCCTGAGCGGCGACTCCGCCTACCTCAAGGACGTCCTGGCCGGAATCGACGGCCCCGTGGTGCTCGCCGGTCACTCCTACGGCGGTTCGGTCATCAGCAACGCCGCCACCGGCAACAAGAACGTCAAGGCGCTGGTGTACCTCGCCGCCTTCCTCCCGGCGAAGGGCGAGAGCGCGGTCGACCTGTCCGGGCGGTTCCCCGGCAGCACCCTCGGCGATGCGCTGCGCCCCGTGCCGGTGATGAACGCCGACGGCTCCGCCGGCACCGACCTCTACATCCAGAACGACAAGTTCCGCCAGCAGTTCGCGGCCGACGTGCCGCGCAACAAGACCGACCTCATGACCGTCACCCAACGACCGGTCACCGAGGCGGCCCTGGGCGAGGGAGCGGCCGAACCGGCCTGGAAGACCATTCCCTCCTGGGTCCTGGTCGCCACCCAGGACCGCAACATCCCGGCTGCGGCCCAGGAGTTCATGGCCCGGCGGGCCGGTGCCCACACCACGGAGGTGCGGTCGTCCCACGCGGTCAGCGTCTCGCAGCCGGGAAAGGTCACCGGCGTCATCGAGGACGCCGCCCGTTCGGTGCGCTGA
- the qcrB gene encoding cytochrome bc1 complex cytochrome b subunit yields MGHDSRPVEPEQERTGDRLARWADSRLGRRPVARSVRRLVFPDHWSLMLGEIALYSFVILLITGVYLSLYFHPSSELVVYQGDYAPLRGQLVSEAFDSTLHISFDVRGGLLVRQAHHWAALVFVAALLAHMLRVFFTGAFRKPRELNWVLGFGLLVLAMFGGLTGYDLPGDLLSGTGLQVVNGTILSIPVVGTYLSFFLFGGEFPGDDLIARFNTLHVLVIPVLMVVLIAGYAVLALRHRPAQYPGPGRTRDNVVGLPAKVYAVKAAGYFFFVAGVIFFMAAVAEINPVWDYGPFRPDQVSAGSQPDWYMGVADGLLRVMPGWEMDFWGHTLALDNLLPLLAGTLLFLAMGAYPFLEAWVTDDDSEHHLLDRPRNRPVRTALGVAWLSVYAVALIGAANDIIATRLHMSVNDVTWAVRVGLFVVPVLAFVVTKRVALALQRKDRDLVLHGRETGVIKRLPHGEYVEVHEPLDPARLHTLTSHEQHRPLDAVPPRDGDGAVVRGTQRLRTGLSGFLYGPGTQIPKPTATEHEEITGRHGS; encoded by the coding sequence ATGGGCCACGACAGCCGGCCGGTGGAGCCGGAGCAGGAGCGCACGGGGGACAGGCTCGCCCGATGGGCGGACAGCCGGCTGGGCCGCCGCCCCGTCGCGCGCTCCGTCCGGCGCCTGGTCTTCCCCGACCACTGGTCGTTGATGCTCGGTGAGATCGCGCTCTACAGTTTCGTGATCCTGCTGATCACCGGTGTCTATCTGAGCCTCTACTTCCACCCTTCCTCCGAACTCGTGGTCTACCAGGGCGACTACGCCCCCTTGCGCGGGCAGTTGGTGTCCGAGGCCTTCGACTCGACCCTGCACATCTCCTTCGACGTACGCGGCGGCCTGCTCGTCCGCCAGGCCCACCACTGGGCGGCCCTGGTCTTCGTCGCCGCCCTCCTCGCCCACATGCTGCGGGTCTTCTTCACCGGCGCGTTCCGCAAGCCGCGGGAGCTGAACTGGGTGCTGGGGTTCGGACTGCTCGTCCTGGCGATGTTCGGGGGTCTGACCGGCTACGACCTGCCGGGCGACCTGCTGTCCGGCACCGGCCTCCAGGTCGTGAACGGCACGATCCTGTCGATCCCCGTCGTCGGGACCTATCTGTCGTTCTTCCTCTTCGGCGGTGAGTTCCCCGGCGACGACCTGATCGCCCGCTTCAACACCCTGCACGTCCTGGTCATCCCCGTGCTCATGGTCGTCCTCATCGCCGGCTACGCGGTCCTGGCCCTGCGCCACCGGCCCGCGCAGTACCCCGGACCCGGCCGTACCCGCGACAACGTCGTCGGTCTTCCGGCCAAGGTGTACGCCGTGAAGGCCGCGGGCTACTTCTTCTTCGTGGCCGGCGTGATCTTCTTCATGGCCGCCGTCGCCGAGATCAACCCCGTCTGGGACTACGGCCCCTTCCGTCCCGACCAGGTCTCCGCCGGGTCACAGCCCGACTGGTACATGGGCGTCGCCGACGGACTGCTGCGCGTCATGCCCGGCTGGGAGATGGACTTCTGGGGCCACACCCTGGCGCTGGACAACCTGCTGCCGCTGCTGGCCGGGACGCTGCTCTTCCTGGCCATGGGGGCCTATCCGTTCCTGGAAGCCTGGGTGACGGACGACGACAGCGAGCACCACCTGCTGGACCGTCCCCGCAACCGCCCGGTACGCACCGCCCTCGGCGTGGCCTGGCTCAGCGTCTACGCGGTGGCCCTGATCGGTGCCGCCAACGACATCATCGCCACCCGCCTGCACATGTCCGTCAACGACGTGACCTGGGCCGTCCGCGTCGGCCTCTTCGTCGTCCCGGTCCTGGCCTTCGTCGTCACCAAGCGCGTGGCGCTGGCACTGCAGCGCAAGGACCGCGACCTGGTGCTGCACGGCCGCGAGACCGGCGTCATCAAACGCCTGCCGCACGGCGAGTACGTCGAGGTCCACGAGCCCCTCGACCCGGCCCGACTGCACACGCTGACCTCGCACGAGCAGCACCGGCCCCTGGACGCCGTACCCCCGCGCGACGGGGACGGCGCCGTGGTCCGCGGCACACAGCGCCTGCGCACCGGGCTCAGCGGCTTCCTCTACGGCCCCGGCACGCAGATTCCCAAGCCCACGGCGACCGAGCACGAAGAGATCACCGGTCGGCACGGGTCCTGA
- a CDS encoding 2-hydroxyacid dehydrogenase translates to MTVRTPQVWLPAQFAELTDLPPGLEYVRWDGRSAFPSDPAEVEFYAPPLTKDIDVIGSPLPRMTRLRAVQALSSGTDELRAELDRLPRPVTLCNAGAAPAPSTAELALTLILASLRGIPESVRAQDGGAWRPEVFPSLYGRSVLVVGYGAVGSALEELLVPFGCAVTRVAGADRDAPRGPVRSAAHLPRLVSDADVVVLSTPLTPQTRQLFDAGMLARMKDGALLVNVARGAVVDTDALLKETHEGRLRAALDVTDPEPLPPGHPLRETPGVLITPHVGAFTSSLWPRLEQLIRHQLSRFAAGEELENIVSR, encoded by the coding sequence ATGACCGTGAGAACCCCGCAGGTATGGCTGCCCGCCCAGTTCGCCGAACTCACCGACCTGCCGCCGGGACTGGAGTACGTCCGCTGGGACGGCCGTTCGGCCTTCCCGTCGGACCCGGCGGAGGTGGAGTTCTACGCCCCGCCGCTGACCAAGGACATCGATGTCATCGGCAGTCCCCTGCCCCGCATGACACGGCTGCGTGCGGTGCAGGCCCTGAGTTCCGGCACGGACGAACTGCGCGCGGAGCTGGACCGGCTGCCTCGCCCGGTGACCCTGTGCAACGCGGGCGCGGCCCCCGCACCGAGCACCGCCGAACTGGCCCTGACCCTGATCCTCGCCTCGCTGCGCGGCATACCGGAGTCGGTCCGCGCCCAGGACGGCGGCGCGTGGAGACCGGAGGTCTTCCCGTCCCTGTACGGGCGGTCCGTGCTCGTTGTCGGCTACGGCGCCGTCGGCTCCGCGCTGGAGGAGCTCCTGGTGCCCTTCGGATGCGCGGTGACCCGTGTCGCCGGCGCGGACCGGGACGCGCCCCGGGGCCCCGTCCGCTCCGCCGCACACCTGCCCCGGCTCGTGAGCGACGCCGATGTCGTCGTGCTGTCCACCCCGCTGACCCCGCAGACCCGTCAGCTCTTCGACGCGGGCATGCTGGCCCGCATGAAGGACGGCGCCCTGCTCGTCAACGTGGCACGCGGGGCCGTCGTCGACACCGACGCGCTGCTCAAGGAGACCCACGAGGGCCGGCTGCGGGCCGCGCTCGACGTGACCGACCCCGAGCCGCTCCCGCCGGGGCATCCGCTGCGGGAGACACCCGGCGTGCTGATCACGCCGCACGTCGGCGCGTTCACGTCGTCCCTCTGGCCCCGCCTCGAACAGCTCATCCGGCACCAGCTGAGCCGTTTCGCCGCAGGTGAGGAGCTGGAGAACATCGTGTCCCGCTGA
- a CDS encoding class I SAM-dependent methyltransferase, with product MHPVITGAPVSRPDQDSYAVTAEFYDILQADRDAARVRDLYGRHVARARLGVLDIGAGTGRVTLMSLAESAADVHAVEPARAMRTSLLTRLATLPARQRERVTVHPYALDEAALYAAADVAVCHNTVACLPPAARDALWPAIHTALAPGGTLLLEPPPALLPPRDVVRRLPEQRVGAHVYGGRMTMSAAGYRIRTRVDYWVRSGRHVLREHTESFWMWPASRTRLIDDLARHGFVPTPGHGDPRVLAVTRPARR from the coding sequence ATGCACCCCGTCATCACCGGAGCACCGGTGTCCCGGCCGGACCAGGACTCCTACGCCGTGACCGCCGAGTTCTACGACATCCTTCAGGCCGACCGGGACGCGGCACGCGTCCGCGACCTCTACGGCCGGCATGTCGCGCGGGCCCGTCTCGGTGTGCTGGACATCGGTGCCGGGACCGGCCGGGTCACGCTGATGAGCCTGGCCGAGTCCGCGGCCGACGTGCACGCGGTGGAGCCGGCCCGCGCCATGCGCACGTCCCTGCTCACCCGCCTCGCCACCCTGCCCGCGCGTCAGCGCGAGCGGGTGACCGTGCACCCGTACGCCCTGGACGAGGCGGCGCTGTACGCGGCCGCGGACGTGGCCGTGTGCCACAACACGGTCGCCTGTCTCCCCCCGGCCGCGCGGGACGCGCTGTGGCCCGCGATCCACACGGCCCTGGCCCCCGGGGGCACGCTCCTCCTGGAACCGCCGCCCGCGCTGCTGCCCCCGCGCGACGTCGTGCGCCGCCTGCCGGAGCAGCGGGTGGGCGCACACGTGTACGGCGGACGCATGACGATGTCCGCGGCGGGATACCGCATCCGCACCCGTGTCGACTACTGGGTGCGCAGCGGACGACATGTGCTGCGGGAGCACACGGAGTCCTTCTGGATGTGGCCCGCCTCGCGCACGCGGCTCATCGACGACCTGGCACGGCACGGCTTCGTCCCGACGCCGGGGCACGGCGATCCGCGTGTTCTGGCCGTGACGCGGCCGGCCCGCCGGTGA
- a CDS encoding NAD(P)/FAD-dependent oxidoreductase produces MPRAKTFVIVGGGLAAGKAAEELREHGHDGPLLVIGDERERPYIRPPLSKGYLLGKEDRESIHVHPESWYREHDVDLLLGTSVTSVDARGRAVTLDDGRRVPYAGLLLATGSSPRRLSVPGADLEGVLYLRRVGDSERLKEAFTEGARIVVVGGGWIGLETAAAARAAGAEVTVLERGELPLLKVLGREAAEVFAGLHRDHGVDLRPHARIEAVTGTGGRVDGVRLADGTHLPADAVVVGVGITPNVRLAEEAGLDVRNGIVTDARLRTSAAGVHAAGDVANAYHPRLGRHLRVEHWANALHQPRTAALSMLGQDAVYDRLPYFYTDQYDLGMEYTGYAEPGGYDRVVFRGSREERRFLAFWMSGDRVLAGMSVNLWDVIGTIRALIESGAETDDAALADPSVPLESLLPPHARPTGDQA; encoded by the coding sequence ATGCCGCGTGCGAAGACGTTCGTGATCGTCGGGGGCGGCCTGGCCGCCGGCAAGGCCGCGGAGGAACTGCGCGAGCACGGCCACGACGGGCCGCTTCTCGTGATCGGGGACGAGCGGGAACGACCGTACATCCGGCCGCCGCTGTCCAAGGGGTACCTGCTGGGCAAGGAGGACCGCGAGTCCATCCACGTGCACCCCGAGAGCTGGTACCGGGAGCACGACGTCGATCTGCTCCTCGGCACGAGCGTGACGTCCGTCGACGCGCGTGGCCGGGCGGTGACGCTGGACGACGGCCGTCGCGTGCCCTACGCCGGTCTGCTGCTGGCCACCGGTTCCTCGCCGCGCCGCCTGTCGGTGCCGGGCGCGGACCTGGAGGGCGTGCTGTACCTGCGGCGCGTGGGCGACAGCGAGCGCCTCAAGGAGGCGTTCACCGAAGGCGCCCGGATCGTGGTGGTCGGCGGCGGCTGGATCGGGCTGGAGACGGCGGCGGCGGCCCGGGCGGCCGGCGCGGAGGTGACCGTGCTGGAGCGCGGTGAGCTGCCCCTGCTGAAGGTCCTGGGCCGGGAGGCGGCCGAGGTCTTCGCCGGTCTGCACCGGGACCACGGTGTGGACCTGCGTCCCCATGCCCGGATCGAGGCCGTCACCGGCACCGGGGGCCGCGTCGACGGGGTCCGGCTCGCCGACGGCACCCACCTGCCCGCGGACGCCGTGGTCGTGGGGGTGGGCATCACGCCCAACGTCCGCCTGGCCGAGGAGGCGGGCCTCGACGTGCGCAACGGCATCGTGACGGACGCCCGTCTGCGGACCTCCGCCGCCGGGGTCCACGCCGCCGGTGACGTCGCCAACGCCTACCACCCCCGGCTCGGCCGGCACCTGCGCGTGGAGCACTGGGCCAACGCGCTGCACCAGCCCCGTACCGCCGCGCTGAGCATGCTCGGCCAGGACGCGGTGTACGACCGGCTGCCGTACTTCTACACCGACCAGTACGACCTCGGCATGGAGTACACCGGGTACGCCGAACCGGGCGGCTACGACCGCGTCGTCTTCCGCGGGTCGCGCGAGGAGCGGCGGTTCCTGGCGTTCTGGATGTCCGGCGACCGGGTGCTGGCGGGGATGAGCGTCAACCTGTGGGACGTGATCGGGACGATCCGCGCCCTGATCGAGTCGGGCGCGGAGACGGACGACGCCGCCCTGGCCGACCCCTCGGTCCCGCTGGAGAGCCTGCTTCCCCCGCACGCGCGGCCGACGGGAGACCAGGCGTGA
- a CDS encoding PIG-L deacetylase family protein, whose product MTDSAPAPLRSMPDDWRRALAVVAHPDDLEYGCSAAVASWVADGKDVAYLLATRGEAGIDTLDPGRAGPLREAEQRAAAAAVGVRAVEFLDHRDGVIEYGASLRRDIAAAVRRHRPELVITLNHRDTWAAGAWNTPDHVAVGRAVLDAAADAGNRWIFPELAEQGLVPWNGVRWVAVANSPTPSHAVSAEPGFEQGVRSLLRHRTYLEALTAEDPETYARRFLGESTGVHRARFDGAPAVAFELFSR is encoded by the coding sequence GTGACCGACAGCGCTCCCGCGCCGCTGCGCTCGATGCCGGACGACTGGCGGCGGGCCCTGGCCGTGGTGGCCCACCCCGACGACCTCGAGTACGGGTGCTCGGCGGCCGTGGCCTCCTGGGTCGCCGACGGCAAGGACGTCGCGTACCTGCTCGCCACCCGCGGTGAGGCCGGCATCGACACCCTGGATCCCGGACGGGCCGGCCCCCTGCGGGAGGCGGAACAGCGGGCCGCCGCCGCGGCGGTCGGCGTCCGCGCGGTGGAGTTCCTGGACCACCGGGACGGTGTGATCGAGTACGGCGCCTCCCTGCGCCGCGACATCGCCGCCGCCGTACGGCGTCACCGGCCCGAGCTGGTGATCACACTGAACCACCGGGACACCTGGGCCGCCGGGGCCTGGAACACCCCGGACCACGTGGCGGTGGGGCGCGCCGTGCTGGACGCGGCGGCGGACGCGGGCAACCGCTGGATCTTCCCGGAACTGGCCGAACAGGGGCTGGTGCCCTGGAACGGTGTCCGCTGGGTGGCCGTCGCCAACTCACCGACGCCGTCCCACGCCGTGTCCGCCGAGCCGGGCTTCGAACAGGGCGTCCGGTCCCTGCTGCGGCACCGGACCTACCTCGAAGCCCTGACCGCGGAGGACCCCGAGACGTACGCGCGCCGCTTCCTGGGCGAGAGCACCGGCGTCCACCGCGCACGGTTCGACGGCGCTCCCGCCGTCGCCTTCGAACTGTTCAGCCGATGA
- a CDS encoding acyl-CoA synthetase family protein, which produces MMYDSPAVLDAGPSDGVDPDEFVRAAVRWHFDPETGSRYWLDRAERLAFDPRRDVKGVDDLALFPDLSDELRQVPVADLIPRGYGGGARLLNVFDSGGTTGAPKRVVQLDDWMRHSTAQVDRRLREHGLPVGAQWLTVAPTGPHLVGDVLQRAAASLGGPGLSIDMDPRWVRKLIATGRGDEVESYTDHLVEQCRRILLTQDIGVLAATTPLLERFAREEDLLERINGSVRAIVWGGTHMDPDTRHLLATEVFPEVPLIGMYGNTMMLTALLERAGLDASQPCVFDPVSPYVFLSVVDPATGEPVAVGERGQVIVSHVSKSMLIPHNAERDTAVRVRPAGAHAGDAVADVAPVPTVKGETVIEGVY; this is translated from the coding sequence ATGATGTACGACTCCCCCGCCGTCCTGGACGCCGGACCGTCCGACGGCGTGGATCCGGACGAGTTCGTGCGCGCCGCCGTGCGCTGGCACTTCGACCCGGAGACCGGCTCCCGCTACTGGCTGGACCGGGCCGAACGGCTCGCCTTCGATCCGCGGCGGGACGTCAAGGGCGTGGACGATCTGGCGCTCTTCCCCGACCTGAGCGACGAACTGCGGCAGGTCCCGGTGGCGGACCTGATCCCCCGGGGTTACGGCGGCGGCGCCCGGCTGCTCAACGTCTTCGACAGCGGCGGGACGACCGGGGCGCCCAAGCGGGTCGTCCAGCTCGACGACTGGATGCGGCACAGCACGGCACAGGTCGACAGGCGGCTGCGGGAGCACGGGCTGCCCGTCGGTGCCCAGTGGCTGACCGTGGCGCCGACCGGTCCGCATCTGGTGGGGGACGTGCTGCAACGGGCGGCGGCCTCGCTCGGCGGCCCGGGACTGAGCATCGACATGGACCCCCGGTGGGTGCGGAAGCTGATCGCCACCGGCCGCGGCGACGAGGTCGAGTCCTACACCGACCACCTCGTCGAACAGTGCCGGCGGATCCTGCTGACCCAGGACATCGGTGTGCTGGCCGCCACCACCCCCCTGCTGGAGCGCTTCGCCCGCGAGGAGGACCTCCTGGAACGGATCAACGGTTCGGTCCGGGCCATCGTCTGGGGCGGCACCCACATGGACCCCGACACCCGTCATCTGCTGGCCACCGAGGTCTTCCCCGAGGTGCCGCTGATCGGCATGTACGGCAACACCATGATGCTCACCGCGCTGCTCGAACGCGCCGGTCTCGACGCCTCGCAGCCCTGCGTCTTCGACCCGGTGTCGCCGTACGTGTTCCTGTCGGTCGTCGACCCCGCCACCGGGGAACCCGTCGCGGTCGGCGAGCGCGGCCAGGTGATCGTCAGCCACGTCAGCAAGTCGATGCTCATCCCCCACAACGCCGAGCGCGACACGGCCGTGCGCGTCCGGCCCGCCGGCGCTCACGCGGGCGACGCCGTGGCGGACGTGGCGCCGGTGCCCACGGTGAAGGGCGAGACCGTGATCGAGGGCGTGTACTGA
- a CDS encoding aldehyde dehydrogenase family protein: MAPADVAEPVYLDALGPRGPYRTRVPDTVTDVSGAEVARLSLVPPVYVDRALAALRKAGPVPADGLDALLAAAAEEFATGTVGGLGVREYEYLVSRTSGTPLTVVRDATRGTARFVARARASAEQGRPRGTVRERPDPSLGAGHAVWARRDEVFAVNASGNHPGVHRLWLEALALGYRVAVRPSRREPFTPHRLVGALHRAGVGQDRLALLPTDHRTARTLIRGADRAVVYGGDDVVAEYAHDARVLPQGPGRTKILVTADTDWREHLDTIVASVADEAGTACVNATAVLVEGDPAPLAEALAARLSRLPGLPPQDTRAVLPVCPLDRALAVDSYLRSVAAGTRPWLGGDGVVDDLGDGSAVLRPAVHQVADAGAPQLGTELPFPCVWVAPWSRTDGIAPLRGTLVLSVLSRDRALLDTLVAEPSIANVYAGDHPTYWMAPGVPHDGYLSDFLMRGKAVVGIE; the protein is encoded by the coding sequence ATGGCCCCCGCCGATGTCGCCGAGCCGGTGTATCTGGACGCCCTCGGCCCCCGCGGTCCCTACCGCACCCGTGTCCCGGACACCGTGACGGATGTGTCCGGTGCCGAGGTGGCGCGGCTGAGCCTGGTGCCGCCGGTGTACGTCGACCGGGCGCTGGCCGCATTGCGCAAGGCCGGGCCGGTCCCGGCGGACGGCCTGGACGCGCTGCTGGCAGCGGCCGCCGAGGAGTTCGCCACCGGCACCGTCGGCGGGCTGGGCGTGCGCGAGTACGAGTACCTGGTCAGCCGGACCTCCGGTACCCCGCTGACCGTGGTGCGCGACGCGACCCGCGGCACGGCGAGGTTCGTCGCCCGCGCCCGGGCCTCCGCCGAGCAGGGCAGGCCGCGCGGCACGGTCCGGGAGCGCCCGGACCCCTCTCTCGGGGCCGGGCACGCGGTGTGGGCCCGCCGGGACGAGGTGTTCGCCGTCAACGCCTCCGGCAATCACCCGGGGGTCCACCGGCTGTGGCTGGAGGCGCTGGCCCTCGGCTACCGCGTGGCCGTGCGGCCGTCGCGGCGCGAGCCGTTCACCCCGCACCGCCTGGTCGGCGCGCTGCACCGGGCGGGCGTCGGCCAGGACCGGCTGGCGCTGCTGCCCACGGACCACCGGACCGCGCGGACGCTGATCCGCGGCGCCGACCGCGCGGTGGTGTACGGCGGTGACGACGTCGTCGCCGAATACGCCCACGACGCCCGTGTGCTGCCCCAGGGGCCCGGCCGGACGAAGATCCTCGTCACGGCGGACACGGACTGGCGGGAGCACCTGGACACGATCGTCGCCTCCGTCGCCGACGAGGCCGGCACCGCGTGCGTCAACGCCACCGCCGTCCTCGTCGAGGGCGACCCGGCACCGCTCGCGGAGGCCCTCGCGGCGCGCCTGTCCCGACTGCCCGGTCTGCCGCCCCAGGACACCCGGGCGGTTCTCCCGGTGTGCCCGCTGGACCGGGCCCTGGCCGTCGACTCCTATCTGAGGTCGGTGGCGGCGGGGACCCGCCCCTGGCTCGGCGGTGACGGCGTCGTCGACGACCTCGGGGACGGGAGCGCCGTCCTGCGGCCGGCCGTCCACCAGGTCGCCGACGCAGGCGCCCCGCAGCTGGGGACCGAACTCCCCTTCCCCTGCGTGTGGGTGGCGCCCTGGAGCCGCACGGACGGAATCGCCCCGCTGCGCGGGACACTCGTGCTCTCGGTCCTCTCCCGTGACCGTGCGCTGCTCGACACGCTGGTGGCGGAACCCTCCATCGCCAACGTGTACGCCGGTGACCACCCGACGTACTGGATGGCTCCGGGAGTGCCCCACGACGGCTATCTGTCGGACTTCCTGATGCGCGGCAAGGCCGTGGTCGGGATCGAGTGA
- a CDS encoding DUF5134 domain-containing protein, translating into MSDRTPALDAVHGMLTLLFAAVALHMLWHAVRSPGAGRRDRVDLVLHCAMAAAMAAMPWSPGPPLSGRAATVFFAAAALWFLLTARTAAVFTGRLTPAVGMAAMAWMSRPPSGAVPVSAAARETVAAAGVPAAHHTAAHGHAADASTTATLVTVVLTVYLLGCALRSLTRPMPALRTAADHAHRAAAANPYGHVRDGAMALGTAVMLLLPH; encoded by the coding sequence GTGTCGGACAGGACGCCGGCTCTCGATGCCGTGCACGGCATGCTGACGCTGTTGTTCGCCGCAGTGGCCCTGCACATGCTGTGGCACGCTGTCCGGTCACCGGGTGCGGGCCGCCGTGACCGCGTGGACCTCGTCCTGCACTGCGCCATGGCGGCGGCCATGGCGGCGATGCCCTGGAGTCCCGGCCCGCCCCTGTCCGGCCGGGCCGCCACGGTGTTCTTCGCCGCCGCCGCGCTGTGGTTCCTGCTGACCGCCCGTACCGCGGCGGTGTTCACCGGCCGGCTGACGCCCGCCGTCGGCATGGCGGCGATGGCCTGGATGTCGCGGCCCCCGTCCGGCGCCGTCCCGGTCTCCGCCGCCGCCCGGGAGACCGTGGCCGCCGCGGGCGTCCCGGCCGCGCACCACACCGCGGCCCACGGCCATGCCGCCGACGCCTCGACGACGGCGACCCTGGTCACCGTCGTGCTGACGGTGTATCTCCTCGGCTGCGCCCTGCGGTCGTTGACGCGCCCCATGCCCGCCCTGCGGACCGCCGCGGACCACGCGCACCGCGCCGCCGCCGCGAACCCGTACGGGCACGTGCGCGACGGCGCGATGGCGCTGGGGACGGCCGTGATGCTGCTGCTGCCCCACTGA
- a CDS encoding RNA polymerase sigma-70 factor, with protein sequence MHAGAPPGTLDQATKDFLSARPQLFGIAYRVLGSAAEAEDIVQETWLRWQSTDRSKVHEPTAFLTTVATRLAINVAQSARVRRESYVGPWLPEPVDTTQDPHLGAERAEALEMAVLLLLEKLNPVERTAYVLREAFDYPYGRIAEILETSEANTRQLVSRGRKHLAAERKEAVTPTAHRRLLEVFLSAARTGDLSGLEDVLTADVVSYTDGNGIRGASRIPVIGLPHVSRYLVAFAPRFWPQSQVRWVEANGRPAVLVLSGEEAVALLTADISADGIDRLMWVMNPAKLAPYVASLRD encoded by the coding sequence ATGCACGCTGGCGCCCCACCCGGCACCCTTGACCAGGCGACGAAGGACTTCCTCTCGGCGCGCCCGCAGCTCTTCGGTATCGCGTACCGGGTCCTGGGCAGTGCGGCGGAGGCCGAGGACATCGTGCAGGAGACCTGGCTGCGGTGGCAGAGCACCGACCGTTCGAAGGTGCATGAACCGACCGCCTTCCTGACCACCGTCGCCACGAGGCTGGCGATCAACGTGGCCCAGTCCGCGCGGGTGCGCCGGGAGTCCTACGTCGGACCGTGGCTTCCCGAGCCCGTCGACACCACGCAGGATCCGCACCTGGGCGCCGAGCGGGCCGAGGCCTTGGAGATGGCGGTCCTGCTGCTCCTGGAGAAGCTGAACCCCGTGGAGCGCACCGCCTACGTGCTCCGGGAGGCGTTCGACTACCCCTACGGGCGGATCGCCGAGATCCTGGAGACCAGTGAGGCCAACACCCGCCAACTGGTGAGCCGGGGCCGCAAGCACCTGGCCGCCGAACGCAAGGAGGCCGTTACCCCGACGGCCCATCGGCGGCTGCTGGAGGTCTTCCTCTCCGCGGCGCGGACGGGCGACCTGTCGGGCCTGGAGGACGTGCTCACCGCCGACGTCGTCAGTTACACGGACGGCAACGGGATCCGCGGCGCGTCCAGGATCCCGGTCATCGGGCTGCCGCACGTCTCGCGCTACCTCGTGGCCTTCGCTCCGCGCTTCTGGCCGCAGTCGCAGGTCCGGTGGGTCGAGGCGAACGGACGGCCGGCCGTCCTGGTCCTCTCCGGCGAGGAGGCCGTCGCCCTGCTGACCGCCGACATCTCGGCGGACGGCATCGACCGGCTCATGTGGGTGATGAACCCGGCCAAACTGGCGCCCTACGTGGCTTCCCTGCGGGACTGA